TGGGCCTCAATTATATGACTTTTCCTCATATCCCCAACTCTGAACATCAGACAAGGTATGCCATCTCGGTGACTAACCACAGCAACCCTATGGAATAACTGAATATAGCATGCTTCAATTAGATTATTTTTGATAGATATTTTTAGGATTATGTATAGTAACAACGATACGAAACGTGGACTACACACTATTCATACCAATTCCGTAGCATTGTctctcatcagtacagtgcagtgttGAATACCTCAACCAAAGGTGTAGGAATCTGCAAGAAGTCAGGTTTGGTTGAGTCTTTGCGGGACAGATGGCGCATCGCGGAgaatttgaatatatttctcACAGCGACCCACTTTTTTCGCTTAAGGCCCCATCCTCCGGTTGAGGTATCTAACACTGCACTGTACCGATGAGGGACAATCGTTCTGAAACCGGTTGGTAGTTGTACAGAAATGTAGCAGTTTGATGCATCATAAGAAAAATGAATGCCTGTTCAGTGATGTAACCGTAAGAAAAAATTCGAATGGTTCCACCAGAATCAGAATAATGGGAAACTCAAAGCCATGAAATCATTGCTTACCTAGAAAATAGCAACGTCTGCGTCCTCTTCTTAGGTCTAGACAATTTGGCGAAAACTATTCCCACCATAAAAGCTTGAATCATAACTCCAGTAATACTTTGTAGGCACATAACAAATATGGCTTCCGGACATTCTTCCGTTGTCGTCCTTCCTCCGTATCCTATCGTGTGTTGGGTCTCAACGCTGAACAGGAAACAGGAAGTGAAGCCTTGAATGTTTTGAATGCAGGGTGTCCATGGTTCGGTACCATTCTGCGCAAAGGGAGAGCATTGAAAGGATGATTTCTTGAAGAAGGGTTTTTCAGAATTTTGGTTGACGTTTGGTATCGAGTAAAGATCCTGAGGACGTCATTTGTAATTGCTTTGCAGAGCTATTGGTTTTGCTTGATTAAAAATGTTGatatttcgaattgaaattctcTTTGAACCATTATTGGTTAAAGCAAAGATTctggaaattatttattattagtcTAAAAGGGAAACATATTGACGTGTGAAATTTCCGATGTTTAGTCAATACTGATTATTGTTTATCGATATCCAAATAAATAGATGTTTCCAGTGCTTGAACCAGATATCCACTTCTCAGTGATCAACTACTCGGAATTAATTGAAAACGACcgaaaaatatttgttttgttGTTATACCGATTGAAATTATACGAAATTGAATACTAGTCTGACCTTGTCGGCCATTTCCAGACAGTTCAGCAGGCTGTCAGTGGGGGTTTGGTATTTCATCTGAATGATTGTTCAAGTTGgctcatttgaatttttttttgtgaaaaacgatACATTCAACAGTCCATGGATGGTGTGTCAAACATGAAACTTACTAAATGCTCTTCGTTGAGATCTCCGTGCGTAAAAACTATCAGCCACCATACCAGAGCGAAAATCAACCAGgacaatataaaattcaatgcgAAAACCAACAACGTCCATCTCCACTGTGCGTCCACAAGGGTCGTGAAGATGTCCTGGAGGTATTTCCTCCTCCTCTTGGCAACATTGCCTTGCACCACATTGCAGTCGCCATGTTTGAAAATAATACGTTTTCTTATTCTTCTAGCGTTGAATCTTGACTGACGGTATCTGTGGAGAAGACAGCCGATTGTTAATTTTTTCTGCTATTTCGCAAGAGGTTTTTATGCGTTTTCCACTATTTCAACGTGACAATATAGGTACGGTTACCTAACTATCATCTAAGTTATCACAGCTGTAATGTGTAGGCATCCTTCGGAATAATTCTGAACATTTATTGTGTAAGTTTAATTCGATGCTTCAATTGCCATCGAGATACAACGGTACGATCAGACACAGAACATAAACCTTCTATTTCTAAATTCCATAGGGTACTTGACGACGGTTCCTCTGCTTAGAATGAAAAATAACTTTCGATATCTATGGAACTGGTGACTCTAGATCATCTGAATTTCATCAATAGCCACCTTTCACTCAATAATAACGATAATTACCGGCAATCGTGTTAGAAATTcagaaccataaaaataacGAACCGTGGCGTCCATTTCAGATGTTGCCAAACGTATTAGGAAAATACACGGATCGAGATATCCATAAAAATTCATCTCCAAGTAGGAAATCGTATTTTAAAAGTATCATTCCCCGGTTATCCCTTCAGCGGCTTTTTTAAATGTGTCAAGCTGTATATAGGTGAGAAGTTCAACTATATTTATAGTTCTATGGacattattcacattatttcatttggggaaaaaaatttgttgctGTAACCATGAATGAATCGAGGATGAACTCAAATGAATGGTCTGATGAATCATATGATAATTAGACGCTTGGAAAAATGCAAATCATTTCTGAATAAGGATGATCTAATAGATCGATGACAAAAACAGTCTAGTTTCGAAGATAAATGAGGACTTGGAGGTCTTTTAATTACAATCATTTGCAAGATTTGTTGTGAAAATGATTAAGAGGAATTATGCAGGTATAGTTGCTACGCACGCTGTATGAATGACACCGAGCAGGCAAAATAAGGTCCAGCTCCCACTCAGAGACTCGAGTGATGAGAATTGAtataatttctcgaaaagtcgcTCCAATTTCCTTTAAAATCCCACCCTCCGTTTGGAATATTTAACGCTGCACAGTACTTATGAGGGACAATGGTCCCGAAAACGGTTTACAGTTGCGTTTAGATGTTTTGACTTGATTATGAGTGGATTTATGCTAGGTATCACGATTATTCTCCCTCCTCAATATCTGAAAGCAATTATGAACTTTCAAGGAAGATAATTTTTGGAgtgtcgagccatcatcaagtacctgtatttaaaagggttaagaggtaagcagatttacgaagatatgctttatacccttggtgatcaatgtccttcgtatgcgaccgtgaaaaattggactgcaagcttcgaaagaggtaaattttccattgaagatgatgatcgggaaggccagtttctgtgtcagtccccaaaaatattgatgcagttcatgacatgattttatcagaccgtcgaattgggctaaaacggatatctgaatatcacgtcaatttggatatgagaaaaatagctgcaaaatggatccccaaatgtttgaatgttgaccaaaagcgtgcaagggtagaagcatctctttcgatctgtgctcgatttgaaaacgatgtagacttctttaaccgaattgttactatggatgagacttgcgtacatttatacgatccagaaacaaagcaacaatcgatggaatggcgacactctggttctccaagacctaagaagtttcgtgtccaaaaatctgctggaaaagttcttgtttcagttttttgggattgccatggggtaatgatgattgattttttggataagggtagaacaatatccggagattactattcgacaatactgaccactctacgagaaaaaattaaagagaaaagaggcggaaagctatccaaaggtgtcttgtttttgcagaacaacgcccctgcagacagatctcatgttgccatgcaaaaaattcgtgatttagggtttgaattgctAGAACACCTccacttattcaccagatttggctccatccgactatcatctctttcctcaactgaaaaacagtttaaaaggtcgaaaattttcttccaacgaggaggtgataatagctgtggaggtctggtttgcagagcaagaagaaacattttttttgaaaggtctagagacgttacatgttcgctgtaataaatgtgtccaattaagaggacaatatgttgactaataaaatattttgacattgaaattttgtttggttctctagtaggctaagaattttcaatatatcctcataaGTGTTGTAATTTATACCTTGTATGATAAAATAAGCTTTCACGTATAAAGAAAATTCATGCACCTGGACCAGGCGTGTAGCCAAGCCTCTTCTCCAGAGCTGGTGGCCTTGAAGGCCAACATGGACATCTGAGACAGGCATCTCTTGACTCCCGATATACTCCCCATGATGGCATCGCCAGTCAACGAAGAATAATTAACCATTAGATTACCGCACACAGCCGTCTAGACCTTAACGTCGATATTTCCACAACGGGGTATCACagttttttccatcaaaagtatATTATACTCTTATTCGATCACTTCACTTATTCACAGCACGTTGCAATTATTTTCTTCCAGTTTATTTCCACTGTCACAATTTGTTATGATGATGAACGTTCTTGTTTCTATTTTCGAGTATCGAGATATCAACGTATTTGGAGTTTACGCATCGATTCAACATGTTGAGAAAGATGATTGACGTCGATTCTGTAAGCAGTCGGCTAGATGAAATGCTGGCTTTTTTCTCTCATGAGTGGTTCGATCAATAAAGGATATTTTTAAAATTGTTCGAGTATCATTTACAACTCCTCTCTTAAATAACACTCATATCCCAGAGTGGGTTTTTCAAATCATATTCTACATTCTACCAGTTGGGTAGTCGATATGACTTTGAAGTGGTTAAGCACGCTAGATCAGAAAATTCATGACAAAGACTGCGATCAGACAAGGATGAGCCTTTGAATTGTACATTTATTTCAACacaagattcttgaggtcaaaagaaacgctttttatcttcactattttttcagattcggtctagataaaaagatattgccattttaagttttcattatgagctaTGCCAGCCCTGGAAATCTAACACTGAAGTTTTTCCAATTCCAAGCattaaatataccattttaaccTTGGAAATAAGTTATTATATTAGAAAAACAAGCATTAACTCATTTCTTCTATCCCATTTTGTTGTTATCGTTATTTTGAAGGGAAtattgtttctccaggggtggcatagctcattaggaaaacatgaaatggctacatctttttatctaggccgaatggtaaaggaaaaaagtgttactttcgacctcaagaagctacagttgaaatatatgtagaaTTCAAAGTGGTGTTtttgactgaagaaaaaatgaaatatgtttGGCAGCTGATGTGTTTTCTAAGGAGTAAAATGTCCAGCAGTTCGAAATAAGAGTAAATGGGCCAAAACTATCTGTCCAGGAGCGTAATAGGTTGTCCAAGgagaaactcaaaaaaaaacttatctcgaaaAGCCCTTTTCATTTAAATCCCAACCTTGATGAACTTGAAGGGGTAGTTCGACGAAGGCAGATGAAGGTTGTGAAGTGGAATCTTCTCCAactttgaaaataatgaattgttTGACCTGTATCTATATATTATTTGACACACCTCGTATATTGCAGCTCCTACAAGTATTGCATGGTCTATATCCTCTATATCGAATAATGAACAACTTTTGATCGAATTCTTTACGTTTAACAACATACAATCGTGAATTCGGTTATTGACATTTCATCATTAATTCCATCCTTACATTGCAAAGAGGTTTGAATACGATTCATTAAGGCGTTGAAATGAAATGCAACAGAAAGAACACAACATAATCTATTAGCGTTCAGACAGAGCGGACAACAAAGCTCGGTAAATTAATATCCTCTATCAGTCTATGCGAACAAACAGTGACTTCATAACTTCTTGGAAATACGATTCTGACGTAGCAGAACTGCTAAGCTCGGAACAGGTAATCGAGgaaggaaaaaataaaagagACTTACTCGTATTCATAAGTTTCCCGTGGCACATCCACGCTAACTGACATCTCAAGTGATAAAAGGAGAATAAGTTGTGGATTTCATTCATAACTGCTGTACCAGGAATGGCAAAAATTATTATATCAGTCGTTTATTATGATTTCTATATATGTTGGACTCGTTTTAATTGACCGCGACACTGGATCAAAGAAACTGATTAATTGGGTTTATAAATTAATTTAACGTTATTGATAAGAAATGGGGATTCGCTCAAATCATTGtgcatttatacagggtggatctttgactcgtacaaatgatttgacagtagattctaaGGTCAAGGCGGTGTCAGTAAAACCACAAGGATACAGagttatattttatttcacaaaagacTTGATATTGTGTGGAGggtttacagggtgagtccctgtttttcttttgaccccaagaatctactgttgaaatatttgtacgagacatGGACTCACCCTGTACTGTTTTTTTGTCAAATTGTGGTCTGAAAGCTTCAGATATTTCAGAAAAGGAAGAAGACTTAGAAACTCTGGATTCTTTGTGAAAAATCCATTCATTTCAGGAGAATCAAt
This genomic stretch from Coccinella septempunctata chromosome 7, icCocSept1.1, whole genome shotgun sequence harbors:
- the LOC123317450 gene encoding G protein-activated inward rectifier potassium channel 3-like isoform X2, with protein sequence MVNYSSLTGDAIMGSISGVKRCLSQMSMLAFKATSSGEEAWLHAWSRYRQSRFNARRIRKRIIFKHGDCNVVQGNVAKRRRKYLQDIFTTLVDAQWRWTLLVFALNFILSWLIFALVWWLIVFTHGDLNEEHLNGTEPWTPCIQNIQGFTSCFLFSVETQHTIGYGGRTTTEECPEAIFVMCLQSITGVMIQAFMVGIVFAKLSRPKKRTQTLLFSRVAVVSHRDGIPCLMFRVGDMRKSHIIEAHVRAQLIKHKITKEGESIPFYQTELKVGCDGEQDKILFIWPTTIVHKIEKGSPLYHMSATDLLRERFEIIVVLEGVIESTGMTTQARSSYLPSEILWGHRFQSLVSFKKETGEYEVDYAIFHKTMEVDTPLCSASQLDEHRAMFINEGLDHLRPSQFPSVRTHSSDTLCSMDSISDHDDHIMMKIPASPIPVTVTGPEETIPLKSDADKNKNHLLEATY